Sequence from the Sphingobacteriaceae bacterium GW460-11-11-14-LB5 genome:
AGAAAAAATTGGCAAAGCTGAACAGCAGCAAAACACTACATCAGGAGGGGTACAGATCATGTCTGTGCTCTTTAATGGTGATGCCTCCAACGGATCGGCTAACGTATGGAAAGACATTAATATTGAAGGTACAGGAACGGTAACTACCGTAAATGATGAAACGGGTACCCTAACCTGGAAATTTCTGAAGCCAGCATCAAGCCACAGGACAGAGGGCCATGGTGCCAAAAATTACGAAGCCCAGGATGGAGATGAAATATATATAGGATGGACCAGTAAGATTTACATGCCAACTACATTAAAAACAGAGGCCATATTCCAATGGAAATCCTATCCAACTGCCGGGTCACTACAAAATCATCCCCTGATGCTCAGAACCAAATCGGGGAACCTTGAATTACAGCATTTCGACGACAACCATGTAGCCACGGTTCCATGGTCTACCACACTGGCGGTAAACACCTGGCTTAAATTCGTTATCCGGATGAAAGTATCCAGAGATCCTGCAGTGGGCTATATTGAATTCTGGTATAATGGCGTTAAACAGACACTGGCAAATGGTAGTCAGCGCTTGTATTGCAGAACTTTAGATGTCGATTACTGTGATCCGAAGTGGGGCGTATATGGAGGTGATTCTTCACAGGCAACCCATTTTGTTAAAAAAATAAGAATTGGTACATCTTATGCCGATGTAGCACAATAAAATCAACATCAGAAAAGACAAACCGAACAGTTTGTCTTTTCATATTTATTTTATCTCATTCAATCCTGTCAGTTTTTCGGTAATGATTTCTCCTGTAGGTATCTGGCCCGATAGGATTGAAGTATTTCGGATAATCCCTGTCCGTTCATCCTCTAGGGTTAGGAAATAAGTTTTACTTATTGTGTGGCTAAGCCCTGGACTGATGGATATTCCTTCCTTTTGTGGCTCTTCACCTTCTTTATTGATACAGATATTAGTAATGATGGAATCACTAATATTTTCGATTCGGAAATCATATCTTAGCTGATCTCCCTTTTTGAGCTTTCGGCCACTTGGCATGGTAGTAAAACTAGTAACACGGATTAAATTCAGCATTTTAGTCATTATTGATAATCTATTAATGAATAGTGGTTTGGCTTGCGTGGGCTTCTATGAGAAGGTTTAAAAAAAGCAATCGGTTTATAAATGGTTCATACAAATTAATCTTAAATAGAATTCCATTTGTCAATCATATTTGCAGAATACTAAACATAATTGGCCTGCTTTAAGCGTAAGCTTGCTGATTGATGTCAATTTTGTTGACTAAATGGATAATTCGGAAGAGTAAAACCTAATGTATTATTACGTAGTTGCAGATTAAATATAAAAGCGGTTTATTTTAAATTTATAATCAGGATTAACAGACCAGGGTATTCTGTTTAAAATCATGGTTTAGCAGATGCCAGCTTTTGTTAAGCTTCGGCAAAATAAACCTACTATAACCAAATATTTATGATATCTCATATGAAGACTCTTAGTCAGAAAAGAATTGTTTTAATCTTTCAGTTAATCATATGTTTTATAGGTCTTGATACTGCAAAGGTTAATGCTCAAAAAACAACTGCCAGGCCCCTAAAGTTGTGGTACGTTCAGCCTGCCAGGGTTTGGGAGGAGGCACTGCCCTTAGGTAATGGGAAAATGGGTGCCATGGTATTCGGCAACGTGCATCGGGAAAGGTTACAGTTAAATGAAAGCACCTTATGGTCTGGTTATCCAGCCCCGGGGAACAATCCGGAAGGACCAAACCTGCTTCCACAAGTTAGGAAAGCATTGTTTGAAGGAGATTACCTGAAAGGAACAGCGCTCTGGAGTAAAATGCAGGGGCCATATTCGGCAAGGTACCTTCCAATGGGCGATTTATTTCTGGAATTTGACCATAAAAATGCCACTTTTACGAACTACCATCGCGAACTTAATCTTGCTAATGCAGTCTCTCTGCTAAGGTATACCGTAGATGGAATAAAATATACCAGACAAAGCTATATGAGCTACCCCGATCAGGTTTTGGTATTGAAACTAACGGCTAGCAAAGCAAATTCGATCAGTTTCAAGCTTGATTTAACAAGCAAATTAAAATATGTGGTGGCAAGCTCAGGTCAGCAACAACTGATTTTGAATGGTAAAGCACCAAAGTATGTGGCCGCAAGGGAGTATGATCCTCAACAGGTGGTCTACGATGAAAAAGAGGGAATGAATTTTCAGATCAGGGTGAAAGTGGCCAATGTTGGCGGAACCGTAAAAAATACCTCTTCAAATTTAACGGTAAGCAAGGCAACAGAAGTTGTCATCTACTTAACAGCTGCAACAAGTTTCAATGGTTTTAATAAGTCGGCAGGTTTAGCAGGTAAAAATCCTTCGGTACAGACCATGACTTACATGAAAAAGGTCATTAGAAAAGGCAATTCGCAGATCTTTAAGGATCATTTGAGCGATTACCAAAAGCTTTTTAATCGGGTAAATTTTGAACTTGGGGATCAGGATTTTAAATTGGATCAACTGCCAACCAATGAACGGTTGTTGCGTTTTAAGAACAATGAGGTTCCTGATCAAAATCTGATGGCACTCTATTATCAGTATGGAAGATACCTGCTGATATCAAGTTCCAGAAAAGGAGGTCAGGCTACAAATCTTCAAGGACTTTGGAATGATCTGGTGCAGCCACCCTGGGGCAGTAACTATACGACCAATATAAATACACAGATGAATTACTGGCTGGCAGAAAATACCAATCTTACCGAGTGTAATGCGCCATTATTTAACCTGATCAAAAACCTTTCAGTTAACGGGGCAGTAACAGCCAGGGTGAATTATAATATCAATAAAGGATGGGTTGCCCATCACAATTCGGATATCTGGGCCAAAACCTCACCGGTAGGTGCTTTTGATAAGGATGAGCGGGAAATGCCCAGAAAAACCGCCTGGCCAATGGCTGGAGCCTGGCTGAGTACACACCTTTTTGAACATTACCTGTATACCAATGATACCTTGTTTTTGAAGAAAACGGGATACCCCTTAATGAAAGGTGCGGCTGAATTTATGTTGGAATGGCTAATAGAGGATCCTAAAAGCGGTTACCTGGTTACCAATCCCTCCACCTCTCCCGAAAATACAGTCAAAATAAAAGGCAAAGAATATCAATTGAGCATTGCCTCTACGATGGATATGTCAATTATCAGAGAACTTTTCGAACAGTGCATACTGGCGTCGAAAGTTTTGAAGACCGACAGCACATTTACAAAAAGACTCGAACAGGCCAAAGCCAGGCTATATCCTTATCAGATCGGGCAATATGGACAGCTACAGGAATGGTTTCAGGATTGGGATGACCCTAAAGATCAGCATAGGCACATTTCTCAACTCTATGGACTTTACCCTGCAAATCAGATCAATGTTTACGGGAACCCCGAACTTTCATCGGCAGCCAGACAGTCTTTATTTCACCGTGGTGATGTTAGTACAGGTTGGTCTATGGCCTGGAAAACGAACTGGTGGGCGAGGTTGCAGGATGGAAATCATGCGTATCAGGTGTTGCGCTCGGCATTAAATTATATTGACCCACTTTCACCAAAAGGACAGATGAGCGGTGGTGGAGCATATCCAAATCTTTTTGATGCACATCCTCCGTTTCAGATCGATGGTAATTTCGGGGCTACCGCCGGGATGACAGAGATGTTGCTGCAGAGCCATTATGATGAACTGGTTTTGCTCCCTGCACTGCCGGATGCATGGCCGTCGGGTAAAATCGAAGGGATTAAAGCAAGGGGAGGTTATAACATCGGGATACAATGGGCGAATGGGGAGCTTAAATCGGCATCCCTTAAAGCAAATAGAACCGGAAAATGCAGCATCAGGACGTTTACCAAAATTAAGATCAAGCATTTGAATGCAGGCTTACGGATGGGTGATCTTAAACATATGGAGGAAACAAAATACCTTAACCATAGCCAAACAGCGCTGCAGCCGCTTAACTTAAAGCAAACTTATCTTTATGAACTTGGCGTTCGGAAAGGTGAGACTTATCTGATTACGTCTGATGATCATTAAAATTCTTGATTAGGATATTGAATCGGGCTATAGTTTTTTTGTTTTTTAATTTTTAAGCTGATTGCTTATGCTAAGAAATAACATCTGCGCAGAGACCTTATGCCTATAACTGCTGAATTGTATTCTGTCAAATGGTTGATTATTATGCTATTAAATTGCGTAGCATGCTATTATTGATACCGGGTCCGTTTAAAAGCTATTTTGACATCATTATCGTAAACAGATTTTAAATTTTTATTCCCATTCCCAGCTCTATTGCTTTTCTAAACATAGGTGTCGGGTAATAATTATAGGCATTTCGATCAGAAAGCTATTTTCAAAATGTAGAGGAGCTATTGCCAAAATAGTTGATTAGTTCGCCAATTCTTGCATCAACTATTTCTTGTTTTATCCTTTAATTGCATTAACCAAATATAAAACTAAATCGTATGAGTAACAGAAATTACCCAGGGTTTGAGAACCATTGGCGTTACATCAATAACTTGTTGTGCGCCACCCATCGGGCCAATCAGCCCGTCTATCCAGTCGACTTTCTACTAACTTTTAATTCAGGGATATGAAAGGAAGATTTACACGATTTTTTCCCGCTGATCTGACTTTGCTGAAGGTAGCGGTATTTGCATGTATGCTAACTTTGACGAGTATTTTTAATGTTTCTGCTCAGGGGCAAACAAAAGTATCTGGAACTGTTAAAGACCGTAGCGGGGCAGGCCTCCCGGGCGTAACGGTAAGGGTGAAAGACCAGACTGGCGGAGTATCTACTGATAACGACGGTAAATTTACCATTTCAGTAGCCCCAAATGCCATTCTGCAATTTAACATGATCGGTTATAACACTGTTGAAAGGAAAGTTGGCGGCGGAGCAATCAATATTGTACTGGAAGATGCTTCAAATGCGCTAGATGAGGTGGTTGTAATCGGTTTTGGCGGCAAGGTTAAAAGAAGCGACCTTAGTTCAGCAGTTTCTTCTGTTTCCGCCAAAGATATACAGGAGCGCCAACCTGTAGACTTATTGAATGCCTTACAGGGGAAAGCCTCAGGCGTAACTGTAACCACCGATGGTGGTCCTGGAGGCGAAGGAACCGTTCAGATTAGAGGGGTAACTACCTTAAACGGTGGCGCAGGTCCGCTTTATGTGGTTGATGGCGTAATTACAGACAATGGTAGAAACATCAATCCATTGGATATTGCAGGCATTGAAATCCTGAAGGATGCAGCTTCTGCGTCTATTTATGGTGCACAAGCCGCTAATGGTGTGATTTTGATTACGACAAAAAAAGGGATTGAGGGCAAGCCCAGGGTAGATGTACAGTATACACACCTGTTTGGCAAACTGGCACATAAACTCCCGCAGAGTAATTCTGAGGAGGTTAGGGCTTTTAGAAGGTTACAGAACGGAGGATTGATCACGGCAGGCTCGAATACAGATTCATTGAACGTTTCTTTTAATTCAGATAATGATCTTCAGGATTTGTTGCTGGGTAATACCGGTCAGCGAAACCAGGTCAATGCAAGTTTGGCAGGAGCCTCAAAAACTTTTAACTATTATTCGAGCGTAAATTATATCGACGATAAATCTATTGTGATCAACAGTTTTGCGAAATCACTTCAAACCAGATTGAACATCTCTTACCAGGCATTGCCTAAGCTTAAATACACCTCGAATTTTTCGCTTTACTATCAGACCAAAAATGAAATACCCATTGCAAGAACGGTAAATGTTATTTTCGACAGGCCTGCAAACTCGCTGATCTATTATCCGGATGGGGCATTAACGAGTTATATCGCTTCGAAGCGGAATCCTGTGGCCAATGCGATGTATGAGATCAATAAAACCGAAACCTATTCGGCACAGATCAATAACCAATTGGATTTTGATCTCACCAAGCATATCAAATGGACCACACTTTTTAACCTGGCCTATGAGAATCCACAGTATACTTTTTTTGCACCACGGTATGTGAGTCCAAACCGGAATACAAACAATGGTATAAATGAACTGACCAAAAATTTCAGGTATGAAGCGCAGACCTATTTTAACTATAACCAAAAATTTAAAGACCATACCTTAAGCGCAACATTGGGGGCAAATGCCATCCGGAGAACGCAGAGTGTATTTCATTTGGAGTACCTGAATTCAGCAAGTGAGGAAATTATAGTTACCCTTCCTGCTTACCTGACGGGCTCCAAAACTTATACCACTGGTACAGCCAACACCAATCAGGCTATTTTTGCCAGGGTAAACTATGATTATAAAAGCCGGTATTTTGCCAGTGCAGTATACCGCAATGATGGTTCGTCGCGTTTTGGCCCCGAGAACAAACGCGGATCCTTTTATTCGGGATCAATGGCCTGGCGTTTTTCTGCAGAAAAGTTTATGGATTGGTCCAAGTCATTTCTTGATGATGCCAAAATCCGCGCAAGTTATGGAAGGGTTGGTAACGATCAGATCGAGGATTATGGTGCCATTACCAAAGTACAGTTTGAGGGAAATTACAATGGGATAGGTGGGGCAGCCTATAATACCACGATAGGCAACAGCCTGATTAAATGGGAAACCGGCATCCAGAAAAACCTGGGATTGGATCTTACCTTTTTGAAAGGAAGATTGAACTTCACCGGCGAACTTTATGAGAAGGAATCAAAGGACTTGTTATATCAGCGCCAGCTGGTTAAAGAAACAGGTTTTTCAACAGTTATTGTTAACCTTGGTTCTATTGTTAATAAAGGTATTGAATTCACCGTTTCCGGTACGCCAATATCCAAAAAGAATTTTTCATGGAACATAGATGCGAACATTTATTTCGAAAGGGGTACCATTAAGGAACTTGCAGGCGGCGTTCCGTTTATTGCAGGCAACAAATGGTATGTTCAGGAAGGTGGAAAAATTGGAGACTTTTATGGATGGAAAAACTTAGGGGTTTACCAATGGAACGAATCTAATGCCTATAACGATAGCTGGGATAAACTGACGGTGGTATTGGGCGCTGATAACAAACCTTTGTATGTGAACGGAAAACCACAGTACACTTTCAACGGACAGCCTTATAACGGAACCGTTCATAACCTATACGATCCTTCCGGTAAACTTGTTGGAGGAGATACCGAATGGGCAAATATCAAAAGGGATAGCCTGATTGATGATGGTGACCGTCATGTGATCGGCAATGCCCAACCCAAGTTCAATATTGGTTTTGGCAACACATTTAACTATAAGAGATTTTCACTGAATGTATTGTTCAATGCATCTATAGGTGGAGACATTTATAATACCTTGTTGTATAATGCAAACAATCCATCTAATACAGGTCCTGGTAACCCGGATGTGCTGTACAATTCCTGGCAAAAACCTGGAGATATCGCAAAGTACCCTTATTATCCAAACAGACCTTCCAGGGGGAATTTAAAAGCTAATGGCAATAGTGCCTACCTGGAAAGCCGTTCTTTTATCAGGCTTGCCAGTATGAGGTTTGCCTATAGTATGGATCCGGCCCTTGCAAAACGGTTGTATCTCAAAGGAGTAACAGCATTTATATATGGCACGAATTTATTAACGTGGACCAACTATAAGGGTTATGATCCTGAATTTAGCACTTCTAACCCCTTAACCCCCGGCGATGATACAGGGAAATATCCCAAAAGAAGAGAACTTGGATTTGGTTTAAACATCAGTTTATAATAAGCAACATGAAAACAATAAAATATACCTGTATTTTTATGCTATTGCTCACTATGGGCAGTTGCAAAAAGTTTCTTACAGAAGCTCCTGTTTCGCAGGTGTCGAGCGATAAATTCTACAAATCAAAATATGATATTGATGCCGCAATGGCGGGCATGTATTCTGCTTTTCAGCTCACTATGGTGGGCGAATCGCAGTTTAACGACCGCTACCACTATTGGGGCGAATTCAGGTCAGATAATTTCGACCGTTTTCTTTCTTATACCACTACCTACACAACAGAGATTGCACTTAATGCCCTTACCACAGATAATCCCTATGCCGATTGGTCAAGGCTTTATACCGTGATTGCCAGGGCAAACAGCAACATTAAATATATACCAGGGGTGCCAGCTTTAGATAATAATGTTACCCAGGCAATTGTTAATGCAAACCTGGCGCAGTCTTATGCCATTAGGGCAATTTCTTATTTTTACCTGGTGAGGGTTTGGGGCGATGCGCCAGTTTGGTTAGAACCCTACGAGGATAGTCAGGTTGCAGCCGAGCGGGAACGGACTAAGGCAGCGCAGATTTTAGACGAAGTGATCATCAAGGATTTAAAAACAGCATACGATCTCACCGTTAAAAATCAGAATGCATCGGTCTACTATATGAATGAAGGTGCTATTTGTGCAGCCCTGGCAGATGCGTATATGTGGAAAAAAGATTATACCAATGCTATCCTCTGGATCAATAACCTGTTTAAAGCCAGAAACCCTAAAGGCGCACTTTACACGGGTACATCTGATGCCAACCTGGAGCCAACAGCCAGCTGGAAAAGTATATTTACGGCCCCTGCAGCGAGCGTAGAAACCATATGGTCTATCCACTGGGATTTTGCCACAAACAGTTGTGCCTGCATGCAGATATCTTTTTCTCCTAATAACAGACAGATGCAACTTGATCCGCTTTTATACGCAAGTTACTTTTTGCCTCAAACCCAGCCTGTTCATACCAACGATATCAGGCCTAAACAAACATTAGATGTGTATGCAGTTGCAAATCCTAGCCTTAACAACCGTGATCGTTTCCTGAAATTCTATCCAAGTCCTTCAAACCCGGTTGGTGCAATACCCACTACAGAATTAAACCTGTATTACAATCAGAATACAGCTGTTTACCTGCCAATGTACAGGTTATCTGATATTTATCTGCTCTACGCAGAAGCACTTAACGGAAACAATGATCTGCCAAATGCACTTAAATATTTAAATTTTGTGCGGAAAAGGGCCAATGTAGATCAGTATCTGGCAACCGATGTTAAGGTAAATGCTAAAGCTGCAATGGAAAATACAATTTTGGAGGAGCGTCAATATGAGCTCATCGGCGAAGGCAAACGCTGGTTTGATCTGGTAAGAACAAACAAAGTGAAAGAAATTATGGATCCCGTGTTAAAAGACCGTCAGCTTCGAAATGGTAATACTGACATAGTCGGTTTTACAGATGTGCGACGTTCTTACTGGCCATTAAGCAGGGCTGTAATGAATTCCAATAAAAAA
This genomic interval carries:
- a CDS encoding alpha-L-fucosidase; this encodes MKTLSQKRIVLIFQLIICFIGLDTAKVNAQKTTARPLKLWYVQPARVWEEALPLGNGKMGAMVFGNVHRERLQLNESTLWSGYPAPGNNPEGPNLLPQVRKALFEGDYLKGTALWSKMQGPYSARYLPMGDLFLEFDHKNATFTNYHRELNLANAVSLLRYTVDGIKYTRQSYMSYPDQVLVLKLTASKANSISFKLDLTSKLKYVVASSGQQQLILNGKAPKYVAAREYDPQQVVYDEKEGMNFQIRVKVANVGGTVKNTSSNLTVSKATEVVIYLTAATSFNGFNKSAGLAGKNPSVQTMTYMKKVIRKGNSQIFKDHLSDYQKLFNRVNFELGDQDFKLDQLPTNERLLRFKNNEVPDQNLMALYYQYGRYLLISSSRKGGQATNLQGLWNDLVQPPWGSNYTTNINTQMNYWLAENTNLTECNAPLFNLIKNLSVNGAVTARVNYNINKGWVAHHNSDIWAKTSPVGAFDKDEREMPRKTAWPMAGAWLSTHLFEHYLYTNDTLFLKKTGYPLMKGAAEFMLEWLIEDPKSGYLVTNPSTSPENTVKIKGKEYQLSIASTMDMSIIRELFEQCILASKVLKTDSTFTKRLEQAKARLYPYQIGQYGQLQEWFQDWDDPKDQHRHISQLYGLYPANQINVYGNPELSSAARQSLFHRGDVSTGWSMAWKTNWWARLQDGNHAYQVLRSALNYIDPLSPKGQMSGGGAYPNLFDAHPPFQIDGNFGATAGMTEMLLQSHYDELVLLPALPDAWPSGKIEGIKARGGYNIGIQWANGELKSASLKANRTGKCSIRTFTKIKIKHLNAGLRMGDLKHMEETKYLNHSQTALQPLNLKQTYLYELGVRKGETYLITSDDH
- a CDS encoding SusC/RagA family TonB-linked outer membrane protein codes for the protein MKGRFTRFFPADLTLLKVAVFACMLTLTSIFNVSAQGQTKVSGTVKDRSGAGLPGVTVRVKDQTGGVSTDNDGKFTISVAPNAILQFNMIGYNTVERKVGGGAINIVLEDASNALDEVVVIGFGGKVKRSDLSSAVSSVSAKDIQERQPVDLLNALQGKASGVTVTTDGGPGGEGTVQIRGVTTLNGGAGPLYVVDGVITDNGRNINPLDIAGIEILKDAASASIYGAQAANGVILITTKKGIEGKPRVDVQYTHLFGKLAHKLPQSNSEEVRAFRRLQNGGLITAGSNTDSLNVSFNSDNDLQDLLLGNTGQRNQVNASLAGASKTFNYYSSVNYIDDKSIVINSFAKSLQTRLNISYQALPKLKYTSNFSLYYQTKNEIPIARTVNVIFDRPANSLIYYPDGALTSYIASKRNPVANAMYEINKTETYSAQINNQLDFDLTKHIKWTTLFNLAYENPQYTFFAPRYVSPNRNTNNGINELTKNFRYEAQTYFNYNQKFKDHTLSATLGANAIRRTQSVFHLEYLNSASEEIIVTLPAYLTGSKTYTTGTANTNQAIFARVNYDYKSRYFASAVYRNDGSSRFGPENKRGSFYSGSMAWRFSAEKFMDWSKSFLDDAKIRASYGRVGNDQIEDYGAITKVQFEGNYNGIGGAAYNTTIGNSLIKWETGIQKNLGLDLTFLKGRLNFTGELYEKESKDLLYQRQLVKETGFSTVIVNLGSIVNKGIEFTVSGTPISKKNFSWNIDANIYFERGTIKELAGGVPFIAGNKWYVQEGGKIGDFYGWKNLGVYQWNESNAYNDSWDKLTVVLGADNKPLYVNGKPQYTFNGQPYNGTVHNLYDPSGKLVGGDTEWANIKRDSLIDDGDRHVIGNAQPKFNIGFGNTFNYKRFSLNVLFNASIGGDIYNTLLYNANNPSNTGPGNPDVLYNSWQKPGDIAKYPYYPNRPSRGNLKANGNSAYLESRSFIRLASMRFAYSMDPALAKRLYLKGVTAFIYGTNLLTWTNYKGYDPEFSTSNPLTPGDDTGKYPKRRELGFGLNISL
- a CDS encoding RagB/SusD family nutrient uptake outer membrane protein — translated: MKTIKYTCIFMLLLTMGSCKKFLTEAPVSQVSSDKFYKSKYDIDAAMAGMYSAFQLTMVGESQFNDRYHYWGEFRSDNFDRFLSYTTTYTTEIALNALTTDNPYADWSRLYTVIARANSNIKYIPGVPALDNNVTQAIVNANLAQSYAIRAISYFYLVRVWGDAPVWLEPYEDSQVAAERERTKAAQILDEVIIKDLKTAYDLTVKNQNASVYYMNEGAICAALADAYMWKKDYTNAILWINNLFKARNPKGALYTGTSDANLEPTASWKSIFTAPAASVETIWSIHWDFATNSCACMQISFSPNNRQMQLDPLLYASYFLPQTQPVHTNDIRPKQTLDVYAVANPSLNNRDRFLKFYPSPSNPVGAIPTTELNLYYNQNTAVYLPMYRLSDIYLLYAEALNGNNDLPNALKYLNFVRKRANVDQYLATDVKVNAKAAMENTILEERQYELIGEGKRWFDLVRTNKVKEIMDPVLKDRQLRNGNTDIVGFTDVRRSYWPLSRAVMNSNKKLVQNPGYGE